A region of Moorena producens PAL-8-15-08-1 DNA encodes the following proteins:
- a CDS encoding class I SAM-dependent methyltransferase: MSNQSSENPWKKYHKFWDYLGAPLRPSDQDIDFIKIELLPRLNSISPELKHVVILGVTPELATLPWSENTTISAIDNSPDMIRQVWPEKKVPRGRAILGNWLELPLADHSSDVVLGDGCFTLLDYCDGYQKMLSEILRVLKPEGLFAIRFFLRPSQPESVTTIFEELRAKSIGNFNVFKWRLAMALQKNVEEGIPVNNVWKFWKQEVPEPNKLLDDLNWPIEVLSTIDIYENSLSVYTFPSLNEVRKIFASQFIELFCYFPYYELGERCPTMIFKPKK, from the coding sequence ATGTCTAATCAATCCTCTGAAAATCCTTGGAAAAAATATCATAAATTTTGGGATTATTTGGGTGCGCCATTACGTCCAAGCGATCAAGATATAGATTTTATAAAAATAGAACTTTTACCTAGACTAAATTCAATATCTCCAGAATTAAAACACGTGGTTATATTAGGGGTAACCCCAGAACTTGCTACTCTTCCTTGGTCTGAAAATACTACAATTTCAGCAATTGATAACTCTCCTGATATGATTCGCCAAGTTTGGCCTGAAAAAAAAGTACCAAGAGGAAGAGCGATTCTTGGCAATTGGCTTGAACTTCCTTTAGCAGATCATTCATCTGATGTTGTCTTGGGAGACGGTTGTTTTACTTTACTTGACTATTGTGATGGATATCAAAAAATGTTATCAGAAATTTTAAGGGTGCTTAAACCAGAAGGATTATTCGCTATCAGGTTTTTCTTACGTCCATCTCAGCCTGAAAGTGTGACAACAATATTTGAGGAACTTAGGGCTAAATCTATTGGTAATTTTAACGTTTTTAAGTGGCGTTTAGCAATGGCTTTGCAAAAAAATGTTGAAGAGGGAATTCCGGTGAATAATGTTTGGAAATTCTGGAAACAAGAAGTTCCCGAGCCCAACAAGCTTTTAGATGATTTGAATTGGCCTATTGAGGTACTATCGACAATAGATATTTATGAAAATTCTCTTAGTGTTTACACTTTTCCTAGTTTAAATGAAGTTAGAAAAATATTTGCCTCTCAATTCATAGAATTATTTTGCTATTTTCCATATTATGAGCTAGGAGAACGTTGTCCGACTATGATATTTAAACCTAAAAAATAA
- a CDS encoding flavin-containing monooxygenase, translated as MLDCIVIGAGPGGLVCTKELIEQGLREVVCLEQASDVGGVFVNAYENLVLTSSATMSMFSDFWIGDGKQHAFWTKKEAVEYWKRYAKHFGVFERIRFNSKVVNVVSQEGEGVKVQLASGETLHSRRVALAIGNNAIPNYPAWKNLLTDVEYLHSKEYRNAQSMSGKNVLAVGGGESGSDIALEVSRVANKCWVSLRNTTGWIVPRRRGIYASDISTHRGVWGLPRDYGATLSNLIYKAELSQKDPVHNTIVELNKKIKANRGIWGIFGTKNISLPKAIVHHGCKVVGEIVKLEDGGKTLHTAYGETLRNIDAVIFSTGYKNYVSFLPQELKETDPRSLYKHMFHSKYRDKIVWIGWARPGFGSQFPIMEMQARFFALICKGERTLPDPAEMERVTSLDRAVYLEQFQHNAHRVRSLVDYHCYMDDMASLIGCQPPLWKYFFSHPRIWLTMVYGATQATQFRFQGPGKKESLAQEILMKLPLSRFNNLVKAGLKGRVIYTFKALVPKFGFAGFKGF; from the coding sequence ATGTTAGATTGCATTGTAATTGGAGCCGGACCAGGAGGTCTAGTTTGTACAAAAGAATTAATCGAGCAAGGTCTGAGGGAAGTTGTTTGTTTAGAGCAAGCTTCTGATGTCGGGGGCGTTTTTGTCAATGCTTACGAGAATTTAGTGTTGACTTCCTCTGCCACGATGAGTATGTTTTCAGATTTCTGGATCGGCGATGGAAAACAGCACGCCTTCTGGACTAAAAAAGAAGCAGTTGAGTATTGGAAGAGGTACGCGAAACATTTTGGCGTTTTTGAACGCATCCGTTTCAACTCCAAAGTAGTGAATGTGGTTTCGCAAGAGGGTGAAGGTGTTAAGGTTCAACTAGCATCTGGAGAAACTTTGCACTCAAGACGGGTGGCACTCGCAATTGGGAATAATGCTATCCCCAACTATCCAGCTTGGAAAAACTTATTAACTGATGTTGAGTACTTACATTCCAAAGAGTACCGTAACGCTCAAAGTATGTCAGGCAAGAACGTGTTAGCAGTCGGAGGAGGCGAGTCTGGCTCGGATATAGCACTAGAAGTATCCCGCGTAGCCAACAAATGTTGGGTGAGCCTTCGTAACACTACAGGCTGGATAGTACCCCGCAGGAGGGGCATATACGCCAGTGATATTTCCACCCATCGGGGCGTATGGGGCCTTCCTCGCGATTATGGAGCAACTTTGAGCAATCTGATTTATAAAGCCGAGTTGAGCCAGAAAGATCCAGTTCATAATACGATAGTCGAACTCAATAAGAAGATTAAGGCTAACAGGGGAATCTGGGGAATCTTTGGAACCAAAAATATATCATTACCCAAGGCTATCGTGCATCACGGGTGTAAAGTTGTTGGTGAAATAGTGAAGCTGGAAGATGGAGGGAAGACATTACATACGGCATACGGAGAAACCCTAAGAAATATTGATGCCGTTATATTTTCTACTGGCTACAAAAACTATGTCTCCTTCCTTCCACAGGAACTCAAGGAAACCGATCCCCGCAGTCTTTACAAACATATGTTTCATTCCAAGTATCGGGACAAGATCGTTTGGATTGGTTGGGCACGCCCTGGCTTCGGAAGCCAGTTTCCCATTATGGAAATGCAGGCGCGGTTTTTTGCACTGATTTGCAAAGGGGAACGAACCCTTCCCGATCCCGCTGAAATGGAGAGAGTTACATCTTTAGATAGAGCTGTCTACTTGGAACAATTCCAACATAATGCTCATCGAGTGCGAAGTTTAGTCGATTATCATTGCTACATGGATGACATGGCCAGTTTGATTGGATGTCAACCTCCATTGTGGAAATACTTTTTCTCACACCCCCGCATCTGGCTTACCATGGTATACGGTGCCACCCAGGCTACCCAATTTCGCTTCCAAGGCCCTGGTAAAAAAGAATCCTTAGCGCAAGAGATATTGATGAAACTGCCGCTAAGTAGATTTAACAACTTGGTAAAAGCTGGACTAAAAGGGCGTGTAATTTATACTTTCAAAGCTCTAGTGCCAAAATTTGGTTTTGCTGGTTTTAAAGGTTTCTAA